A single window of Periophthalmus magnuspinnatus isolate fPerMag1 chromosome 9, fPerMag1.2.pri, whole genome shotgun sequence DNA harbors:
- the LOC117376476 gene encoding gamma-glutamyl hydrolase, with amino-acid sequence MLNYLSAFTWLLFVSHVPALPTRFNKHTNERPVIGILTQIVTDEVMKPYGNTYIPAGYVKYIESGGSRVMAIRVDDHEKYYEDVFQKINGLLLIGGAADLETSDFARVAKIFFNLALKANDAGDYFPIWGTCMGMQQLSVLVAGENLLTNTPAENEARPLNLTAEAYQSRMFWDFPSALMEALTQEPLTANFHHYGLTLETFQENKYLNNFFTILSTNIADNGAVFVSTIEAKKYPFYGVQWHPEVNRFSWDRTKTFPHSYHAVQLSTLLAQFFVNEGRRSLHHFEDPREEDKVLIYNHTPLYTGNFTAYEQVYFF; translated from the exons ATGTTGAACTACTTGTCTGCTTTTACCTGGCTGCTTTTTGTCAGTCATGTTCCAGCTTTGCCAACAAGattcaacaaacacacaaacgagAGACCAGTGATTG GTATTCTGACCCAGATAGTGACGGATGAGGTAATGAAACCCTATGGAAATACATACATTCCAGCGGGATACGTGAAGTACATTGAGTCTGGAGGTAGCAGAGTTATGGCAATAAG AGTGGATGATCATGAAAAGTATTATGAGGACGTTTTTCAGAAGATAAATGG CCTGCTCCTGATTGGTGGAGCTGCAGACTTGGAGACATCAGACTTTGCCAGAGTGGCCAAGATCTTTTTCAATCTTGCCCTAAAG GCCAATGATGCTGGAGACTACTTTCCCATCTGGGGCACGTGTATGGGGATGCAGCAGCTGTCTGTTCTTGTAGCTGGAGAGAATCTGCTCACAAACACCCCAGCAGAAAATGAAGCCAGGCCTCTGAACCTAACAGCAG aagcttatcagaGCAGAATGTTCTGGGACTTCCCATCAGCCCTTATGGAAGCCCTCACTCAAGAGCCTCTGACAGCTAATTTCCACCACTACGGCCTCACATTGGAG ACTTTTCAGGAGAATAAATACTTGAACAACTTCTTCACCATTTTATCCACAAACATCGCAGACAATGGAGCAGTCTTTGTGTCCACTATAGAAG cTAAAAAATATCCCTTTTATGGAGTACAGTGGCACCCTGAAGTGAACCGCTTTTCATGGGACAGAACAAAGACCTTCCCTCACTCGTATCACGCCGTGCAGCTGTCTACTCTACTGGCTCAGTTCTTTGTTAATGAAG gaaGGAGGAGTTTACACCACTTTGAGGATCCTCGCGAAGAAGACAAAGTTCTCATTTATAACCACACTCCACTTTACACTGGTAACTTCACAGCATATGAGCAGGTCTATTTcttctga